The following proteins are co-located in the Micromonospora viridifaciens genome:
- a CDS encoding DUF5679 domain-containing protein, with protein sequence MADQAQTYNGYCVKCKEKRDFEGRIEVSKTGMNMAKGKCPVCGTTVNRILGKAKV encoded by the coding sequence GTGGCCGACCAGGCCCAGACCTACAACGGTTACTGCGTCAAGTGCAAGGAGAAGCGGGACTTCGAGGGGCGCATCGAGGTCTCGAAGACCGGCATGAACATGGCCAAGGGCAAGTGCCCGGTGTGCGGCACAACAGTGAACCGCATCCTCGGCAAGGCCAAGGTCTGA